The region GGGCGGCGCTACGACGTCCGTCCTTACGCGGGACCTTCCTTACGCCGACGCCTTCGCGGCGGCAGTTTCGGCGGCCCCTGTGCGATCGGCTGGGGCGGCCATGACTGCCTCGCGGTCGGGCGCGAGCGGGTCGGTCACCGTGCCGGTCTCTTCATCGAACAGCCCCTGCGCCAGCCTGGTCACCGCTGCGGCGACCGGCGGCGCCAGGTCGGCCACGGCGCGAAGACCGGACAGGACGTCGTCGGGTCGTACGGCAGGCGTCACGTGCCGAACAACCAGGCGCAGTATCGCACAGGGCTGGTCGGTCGGCCTATCAGCCTGCGGACTGTGCGCCTCGAGGCTCGCCACGGCACCGCGGGCGTCGAAGGTGCGCATCCCGTTCTTGGTCCTGCGCTGGACTTCCACCGTGTCGGCCGCCTTGAAGGCGTCGACCGCGCGCTCCGCGTCCTCGGGCGCCACGCCGTCGAGGCGCAGCTCCCACACGGACGCGGTGAGCCGGTCGGCGAGACCCGAGGTGCGGGCCTCGACCGCCTCGATGATGTCGAGCCCCACGGGCATCGACTCGTCGAGGAGTTCACGCAACTTCTGAGGGTCTCGCGTCTGGGTGAGCGCGATCTCCAGGTACTCCGCCTCGCTGCCTGTGCCGGTGGGTGCGGCATTGGCGTACGACACCTTCGGATGCGGTGTGAACCCCGCCGAGTACGCCATCGGCACCTCGGCACGGCGCAACGCACGCTCGAAGGCGCGCTGGAAGTCACGGTGGCTGGTGAACCGGAGGCGGCCGCGCTTGGTGTAGCGCAGTCGGATGCGCTGCACCGCGGGTGCGGGCGGCGGGCCTTCGGGCTGTCGCTTGCCCAGTGTCGTTCAGTCCTTCGTGAGAGCGGTCGTACTGCTACCTAGAGTACGTGTAGCGGCGGCTCCCGGTTCCCGCTGGTGCTTCGCCAGGGGCACCCGCTCGGGCTCCCGGGGTGTACCGAAGAGCATGCGGCGGATGTCCGCGCGGGTCTGCCGTGCCGACTCGCGGGCGGTGGCCAGGGCCTGCCGTGCCACGCGGCCCACGCCGCGCGCGGCCTCGGCGGCGGGCCGCAGGACCGTGTCCCGGACGACGTGTCCGACCGGTGTCAGCACGCTGCGGTACACCCAGCGCACGGGCTCCACGAAGATCCACCGGAAGAGTCGTCCGAGGAACCGGCCGACGGCGAGCGAAAGGTGTCCGGCCACCCGCCAGGCGTGTCCGAGTGCGTCCCCGACCTCCCGCGCGACGACGGCGAGGACCCGTCCGACCGGCACGATCACCCAGCGCCACAGGGCGAGCGCGGGCAGCACGAGCAGGATGCGCAGGGTCCAGTAGAGCGCGGCGCCGATCCCGGTGAAGATCATCCGTACGAGCCACCCGAGTCCGCGCGCCGCCCACGCGATCGCCCGTCCGACGGGGGCGAGGATCCACTCGTACAGCCACAGCGCCGGTACCACGATCAGATGACGGACCAGCCAGGCCACGACCCGGTACGCCCCGAGCGCGACCGCCGCGACCCCGATCCCCAGGCCCCTGAGCAGCCAGGCGACGGCCCGCCCGACGGGGGTCAGCACCCGGGCGTACACCCAGGCGAGTACGGCGCCGATGCCACGGAGCACCCAGGCGAACCCGGCGCCGAGACCGCGGAGGACCCACATGAGCCCGGCGCCGATGCCCCGCGCCACCCAGGCGATCGCGTGTCCGACCGGCGTGAGCACCGTCTCGTACATCCACACGGCGGGCACGACGAGCAGCACGTACCCGAGCCACGCCAGCGCCTTCCCGACCGGCACCACGGCGTACCGCCACAGCGTCACCCACGGCCAGACGAACACCGCCCAGGCAACCCACTGGAACACCCGCCCCACGGGGCGCAGCACGGTGTCCCGCAGAAACCTTCCGCCGACCACCAGGGCGTCCCACAGCATGCGCACCGGCACGACGAGCACGAGGACGACGATCCGCACGGGCAGGCGGATCGCGACCGTGAGGCACCCCTCGGCCGGTACTGCGGGTCGCTCAGCAGGCGACTTTTCCAGGTCCATACCGTTGTAGACGCGTCAGTGCCGCATCTGGATGCACGCCTGGAGGCCGGTTGCACTCCCG is a window of Streptomyces sp. NBC_00271 DNA encoding:
- a CDS encoding TIGR03936 family radical SAM-associated protein, whose translation is MQRIRLRYTKRGRLRFTSHRDFQRAFERALRRAEVPMAYSAGFTPHPKVSYANAAPTGTGSEAEYLEIALTQTRDPQKLRELLDESMPVGLDIIEAVEARTSGLADRLTASVWELRLDGVAPEDAERAVDAFKAADTVEVQRRTKNGMRTFDARGAVASLEAHSPQADRPTDQPCAILRLVVRHVTPAVRPDDVLSGLRAVADLAPPVAAAVTRLAQGLFDEETGTVTDPLAPDREAVMAAPADRTGAAETAAAKASA